A portion of the Lolium rigidum isolate FL_2022 chromosome 1, APGP_CSIRO_Lrig_0.1, whole genome shotgun sequence genome contains these proteins:
- the LOC124685456 gene encoding uncharacterized protein LOC124685456, with product MSFLAGRLAAQEGAYFLQESKNAAGRLAQKLPASALGPRPTSPPPSSSSPDVLPEILRHSVPISPTPPPSDPSLYGSTRWALPQGGAKAAGVSPDVLNPLRSYVSLPQATFGPKRWELPDEQPYYLSSTANQRRRDMHPPPMDPEKLKAVMAGYAHLGTAFVAATILVFGGGTAVLLYTAKKLQLHSVDDIKARGKDAVQPHAHVIKEQVAPLRKWAEETSQKWHFEGGKVARERSVLVRELSRALGANSRPN from the exons atgaGCTTTCTCGCGGGTCGCCTAGCCGCCCAGGAGGGCGCGTACTTCCTCCAGGAGTCCaagaacgccgccggccgcctcgcgCAGAAGCTCCCCGCGTCCGCGCTTGGGCCGCGGCCGACgtccccgccgccgtcgtcgtcgtcgcccgacGTGCTCCCTGAGATCCTCCGCCACTCCGTTCCCATCAGCCCGACGCCGCCTCCATCCGACCCCTCCCTCTACGGCTCCACCCGCTGGGCTCTCCCACAGGGCGGCGCCAAGGCTGCCGGCGTGTCCCCCGACGTGCTCAACCCGCTCCGCTCCTACGTCTCGCTGCCGCAGGCCACCTTCGGCCCCAAAAG ATGGGAACTTCCAGATGAACAGCCTTACTACTTGTCATCTACTGCCAATCAGCGGAGGCGTGATATGCATCCTCCTCCCATGGACCCTGAGAAGTTGAAGGCTGTAATGGCTGGATACGCACATC TTGGAACAGCGTTTGTTGCTGCGACTATATTGGTGTTTGGAGGAGGAACAGCTGTGCTGCTGTACACGGCAAAGAAACTGCAGTTGCACTCA GTAGACGACATCAAAGCTAGAGGAAAAGATGCGGTGCAACCTCACGCTCATGTGATCAAAGAACAAGTAGCTCCACTAAGGAAATGG GCCGAAGAAACATCTCAAAAATGGCATTTTGAAGGCGGCAAAGTGGCCAGGGAGAGGTCTGTTCTTGTTAGAGAGCTTTCAAGAGCACTCGGTGCTAACTCACGACCGAATTGA